Sequence from the Ooceraea biroi isolate clonal line C1 chromosome 5, Obir_v5.4, whole genome shotgun sequence genome:
ttTCAATGCATTGAACGTCGCCACAAGCTATAGGCCGGGCACGTGTATATCGATATTTAGAAAAACGGTTCATTAGAGGCGACAGTGTTTACAGTTCCGACTCTGGAGAGTCTCTTTCCGCGACTATCGCTCTCAAGGACTTCTCAGGTTTCTTTTCTTGTTTAGAGTCGCACTCTTTTGTGCGCCAATGCGAGCCCCCTCGTTGAATCAGTTACTTCAGTTCAGTTTGGTCACTGGTAGGGGATCGACGGGGATGTATCAGTATATAGTTTTGTGAtcatcgataaataaatatcgaatacTCGCGAATACTCCTCTGCGCAGTAAAACGAGAAGAGGAATTGTCAGGCGGAACGCGCTGCTGCGAAGTAAGTGTGACAACGTGTATATGGTACTTAtggtaaattgtttaaactaAATATGTGATAAAAAGTAACAATTTTATACTGCCTTTTATCTCGCTTCTTGAGAAATAATGACTTTCTTCCCGACCCGCCTTCTATATTCTGAGTTTCATTACGTTGATCGATGTAacaagtttttttaattaaaagaaggCTATAAGAAATTGAACAATGTGTGTgcaaaatatcataaatatttaaattgaaaagttttttgaatattttcaaatagttatgtttaaatatatacatcttTCGTGGGTAAGTTTTCCTTGTAAAATTGTGtgtcaattttatatatttttcctgtAAGAATTGTCTCTACGTTTAcgtagatataaatatttatattttatacacattaTAGAATTATCTAAAACATGTAATATGTGCCTGTCAGACTTGTATCCACGTTTGTTATGACTTTAGATAAGCCAAAAGACATTAGACATTTACCATTAGTAAATGAAGGTAAAGCTCTTTATCAATCAAAGATATTGTGTTATGTTAATTTCGCAACAAGGTTAGAAATAGACAATTACAACCAATAATAAACATTCATTTCCATATCTCAAATTTGTGATTTTATCAAGGGCACATATTATTAAACACACATCGATTGCAAAAAAGGTATGTACCAACAATGTTACTCTGTCTTTAGCTAAAGGTTCGTCTCGCTTACTGGAGCTGAGTATGCTAATACCAGGAAAAGCATGAAGAATACTGAAACATATCTGGCTGATGTGGAATGCTCTCAGGTCATTATTCTGGAAGATGCAGATACTAGAAAAGACATAGCAAATAGGACTGAAGACAGTACATTGCTGCCTACACGGAGTCTGCCTAATATTTTAAGGAATAGTAATATAAAGGCACACAAAAATTGTGAAGCTCCTAAATCGCACAAGATGGATACCTATTCTCTACTAAACATGCAACATACAAATACCCCTTGCGAGCTAAACGAGACATTGTCCAGCACTGATTCTGACAAAGAAGCTACTTACAATAAAATCGCATCGTCAAAGTTACATCAACGGAAACAGGTGCACAATCCGTTAAACCTGCAGTGTGATGCACCCGATTggaataataacaaaaataaaagattgcaaAAAGTTGCTCGAGTAGACACCCTAAGCGTTTTACCGAAGGAGGAGAATATCTCAACGAAGAAACTAAAATCTAGTAATAATACTAGGAAGTATTTGTATGACAGAAAaccaaagaaaataataaaggcCGATAAAACTGATGATATCAAAACAAAAGTATCGAACGAGAAACCAGACTTCGACTTTGGGCTAATCGCTGTTCCGGATGTGAACATGAACGATGAAGTAGTCATTCTGCAAAATGTTGATAACTTTCTCAATAACGATTTAACATTTAGTCAAAGCATTTACGAATCTAACGCTTCAGGCTCTACAAACAGAAGctgtacaaataaaaatgatattgacgCAGGTTCGGAGGAGTTATTTAACGTTTCCTACTGTAACAGCGAAGTCCgcgatttcaaaagaaaaccGTACGACATGAATTACAATCCCGTGGTTTCTGGCGGGTTAACGGAGCTCAACAGCACGCAGCCTAAAACTTTCCAAACCAGATTTACGAATAACGAGTATTCACTGATAGACGACCCGGAAGGCGGGTTGATGGACGGAGACATTGCGTCGAGTTACTTGTTCAAACCTAAAGTACTGTACACTTGCACTTGTATGAACTGTACGTCCTACGAGGACATCATATTTTATGAAGAGCCGA
This genomic interval carries:
- the LOC105287010 gene encoding uncharacterized protein LOC105287010 codes for the protein MKNTETYLADVECSQVIILEDADTRKDIANRTEDSTLLPTRSLPNILRNSNIKAHKNCEAPKSHKMDTYSLLNMQHTNTPCELNETLSSTDSDKEATYNKIASSKLHQRKQVHNPLNLQCDAPDWNNNKNKRLQKVARVDTLSVLPKEENISTKKLKSSNNTRKYLYDRKPKKIIKADKTDDIKTKVSNEKPDFDFGLIAVPDVNMNDEVVILQNVDNFLNNDLTFSQSIYESNASGSTNRSCTNKNDIDAGSEELFNVSYCNSEVRDFKRKPYDMNYNPVVSGGLTELNSTQPKTFQTRFTNNEYSLIDDPEGGLMDGDIASSYLFKPKVLYTCTCMNCTSYEDIIFYEEPTSTFTSSDNSEAELYTSDLFDFYSDYYHIFGDILKDSNENLYYEEVEAMDIIRENAHVAGNSTAKVIENGASALSMEQNELQNAPPCHTTKARDNGFETYSAEFIAHSNESKRSSEFTEFTENVNGLDETNRLNLESSSVDKSKATLQNEALAENTVLAETVSASKSKDEQQKKKRDVYVIQCAECGKLFHEKHHFRKHFTRCKFYREDFKCRICDKMYRYKSSLVQHLKKIHGVSYGVPPEKFYTCNKCSKSYIRFRAFQRHILLHDD